A region from the Dermacentor andersoni chromosome 11, qqDerAnde1_hic_scaffold, whole genome shotgun sequence genome encodes:
- the LOC126517643 gene encoding uncharacterized protein, whose amino-acid sequence MNNISGMLTELLAGQKTIARDIADIKVFQQAVNKRFDALESRVAALEKTSADPRVSLDHSGSDVRSLSRAVSELIKKNDDLENRSRRNNIILHGLGEHNAENTDTLLSNVHKVFTEKLQIECPPIERCHRIGTKREGRSRPVILRVLDFRNKVEIMKIVSKLKGTKFYITEDYSANVRAIRKKLWAATSSFRDHGSMVRLRYDHVFINGVRYRWNDAANALVDDSGLAVNTVVNNSSPSDNTLPATSSSP is encoded by the coding sequence ATGAACAATATTTCCGGAATGCTGACAGAACTATTGGCTGGGCAAAAAACGATTGCTCGTGACATCGCTGACATCAAGGTTTTTCAGCAAGCTGTTAACAAGCGTTTTGACGCTCTGGAATCCCGTGTGGCCGCTCTCGAAAAAACTAGCGCTGATCCTAGAGTCTCACTTGACCATTCCGGTTCTGACGTACGCTCTTTATCTCGGGCCGTTTCGGAACTAATTAAAAAGAATGATGACCTTGAAAATCGCTCGAGACGCAACAATATAATTTTGCATGGACTAGGTGAACACAATGCCGAAAACACAGATACCCTTTTGTCTAATGTACACAAAGTTTTCACAGAGAAACTTCAAATTGAATGCCCGCCCATCGAACGTTGTCACAGAATTGGCACCAAACGTGAAGGTAGATCGCGCCCAGTTATATTACGAGTACTAGACTTTCGGAACAAAGTAGAAATAATGAAAATTGTCTCAAAGCTGAAAGGAACAAAATTTTACATAACTGAAGATTACTCTGCTAATGTACGTGCCATTCGCAAAAAGCTATGGGCAGCAACCTCTTCTTTTCGTGACCATGGCTCTATGGTGAGGTTGCGTTATGACCATGTCTTTATAAATGGTGTCCGCTACAGGTGGAATGATGCAGCTAATGCCCTAGTTGACGATTCAGGTCTCGCTGTAAACACAGTAGTGAATAATTCCAGCCCTTCTGACAACACTCTCCCGGCCACGTCATCTTCACCTTGA